Genomic segment of Mastomys coucha isolate ucsf_1 unplaced genomic scaffold, UCSF_Mcou_1 pScaffold5, whole genome shotgun sequence:
CCATAAACACCATTGTAACTGGGGTCCAGGTTCTAATATTGTTCTTGTCATGCCTCTCCAGTCTTGGgagagattattttattttgaattgccTAGGAAATCAATGTCTGTTTTACAAAAGGTGAATGCATTCTGTATTTTGTTATactttctttatcatttctgaaaTCCAGCATGTCTGCAGGTTGCCACCATAATGTTTATAGCCTTGTTGATTCTTATCGTCTGCTGCTATATGTTATATACTAACCAGATAAGCTGAGGTTTATTTTCTAACAACTATTTGCTGACTTTTCTGATGTTCATTATGTGGTCGTGCATTAGTCTttgactttatttcttttgtctgtatCTTTCTCAACTttgtttataatgttttaaaatttctcttctaAGACTGTCTCCATTTCTCATATTTCTCTTCTTGTATTTCTCTTAtcttaatattttccttatttttatttatgatgttTTTTAACTTTCTTCTAACGTCTGTCTccatttttcatatttctctttctcttctcctaatTTTTCTTCTAAGGCCTGTCCCCAtctttttgtaacttttttttccttcctcgttttttaattaaaaaatttacagttttttaaaagctCTCTTTTTGAGAAGGTATAAAAAGCCATTATGATTACCAATATAAGGTATTTGATAATAATCATACTTGGTAATGTGCCCATCTCTGATGAGTgaattgtctctttttcttttgttcatatcTTTGAACCATTTCAAACAGCATTAGATAAAGTCCAAGGTCCTGTGTTACTGTGCCTTTTATCTTCATATGTCTTACTTCTTTGAAtttatcaaatttaaataatctgtatctatctatgaattttcatatatactctccttccttttttaacattaaaacacgatttttaaacattttttaccTGACTGGAAGTTCTGCTGCTTTTGGATTGCTTGTTTGCTCTCAGTCTATGTCTCCTCAGATGCTACCCTGTCCTGGATCGTACTATCTTTCATCTGAAGTGGGAGCTGCTTCACCAGATCCAGCCCCCTCCTCCATTCTAGGAAGTTGTTCTTAGACCTAGGTGTTAGCTCTTCAGGACAGCAAAAGGCCCTTCAGCTCCAGTCGGACCAGCACAAGTACCCTCAGTTCAGAGCCCCCATTGTTAGGCTCTGGCTGGGAAATTACTGGCTTTGGGAAGTGCTTGTGGGGCTGTTTTGTTGAAGAGCTGGTTTTTCTATTCAGCAAAGCTTCTTAAAAAAGAATTGCCTcaagccaggggtggtggcacaagcctttaatcccagcacttgggaggcagaggcaggcagatttctgagttgaaggccagcctggtctacagagtgagttccaggacagccagggctacacagagaaaccctgtctcaaaaaaacaaaaacaaaacaaaacaaaaaaagaattgcctCTGCTATGTGTTTCtgaggtttgtttatttgtttgtttgttttagcccTAGGGGGCCTATTCAAGAAGCCTCTGAGCTCCAGCCTACATTCTGTGACTTAAGTCACCAGCCCCATTACAGAAAGGACctgtgagggagaagaaagagttcaGGAGAATGTTGCCCTCACCTTCTTTGAATCACGTCTAGCAATGGTCTGTCCTGTGTGGCATGGAGCATGCCCTATCCTGAGCATGTCTTAATTTCATTTGCTTGGGGTGACAGAGGAACACAGACAGAGATGACACATATTTATCTTGCTACGTGCAATGGAGGCCTGTGGGAATGGGGATTCCCACACTGTGTGTTCTGCTCTGTGCTCATGAAGGACAGCTCAGCTGATGTTGCTCTCTAGAGAACCTGAAAAGGGAATACAGAATAGACTCACCTGGGAACCAGCTTTCTTGGGGACTGGAGCCCAGGATCTTGTACAGGGCCTCTGCATAAGGAGAAAACAAGGGTTCAATCCCTGGTCTCTCATTACAGAGAGTCCTGTGCAGATCCTGCAGGTTCTGCAGTAGGTGGAAACAGCTTTTCCAGCTCTTCTTCAGGCCCCGATGATAGAGGCGCTGGCAAAGAAACTTGGTCTTCTTGTGCATCTTCCTGCCTGTGTGGCCTACTTCATGTTCAACTACTTCCCACTCCTGCAGGAAGACCCTGATTTCAGAGTCAGTCCATGAGCTACGGGAAGGACCTGCAAGGGACGGAGGGCGGTGATGAGTGCCTTTGACACCATGCACGTGCACATCTGAACTCTTCTTAGGGACCCTTTCTGCACACTTAGAAGCCAGGAATGTCCTCATTCAGTTACCAAGGGATGAGGAGCACTTGCTTGCAAACTCTGGATTCCTATCTGTCCTGCTCAACAGCGTGGAGCATACTCATTTACAAGTCAGCATAGGGGTCTTCAGGTGTAGAAAATATATTACAGAAGAGAAAGGGTTGTCACAGGACATGTGCTACCCAGGGTCATTGCCCCTAGTTGGACTCATGCCTCCTCCCTAGGGACATTGCCCCCAGCTGGACTcatgcctcctccctcccaggaAGGCACTAATAATCTCCAAGATTCGGGGTCTCTTGAAAGGACAGAGACCTAAGAACACAGAGTGTTGCACACACTTGTCTAcgccagtaggtctacagtaccagggttaaaacctgatcatggacaagaggcattatgactccaaagggagtctgtctcctgaggtagcccagtcgctgacatctcctaactcagaggtgttccagattggtctctgctaagtctgtggagagatctgcgtgctttctttattcaggcataaaggtgcctgaaaaaataattcattattagctaaaactgagattgaacattatttcctggccttcactgtgtttcaataatcctaatagatttcctagctgtaattagctgggaatttttactaagaagctgtcttaccagacagggtgtctcaagagttagagatagcagtgaGGCACTTTTtaatcagagcagtctcacacaaagaaaaactgttttattgccagtgagaagttagaagttgtagggcttccatcactaattatttatgttgtAGCCAAAGAATGCTaaaatacgaccttcagctacttgctagacggaccctgagagtttatcttggggctgccaggacaacctagcccaagaagaaagacaccactgctcctctgccttgcacctggctgtttgattttactgaccttgatgtagccatctcctgcctatgtgatttTTGTAGTttgtcctgttttctgtatactatacaagcctgatttctattttgtacaaattgcattcagttacagcactcccttgtgtctgtttctgtttgtcatttcttcgccaatgccttgtctacctgactaggaccctgttcccccacgggttgagggaggccggGACTGGCCGGCCCGTGGCAACAGAGGACATGTCTGTCCTTGACACAGCTGTCCACATTCTGAGGTCTTATATAAGCCTGCATGTCCCAGAAGAAACAAATACGATAGAAGAGTTGGTTTTAAACTCAGAGTTGCCTCTGAATACCTGAAGGCCTTTGTCCTGCCCCCTTCCCATTCCGTCCCACATTGGATTCTTGGTGTTTCTCAAACTTTCACCTTGGTTTGCTTCTCTCTGCtcagaaatgaataaagaatatattAAGACTGTTATCATGCATCAAGAATCTCTGTCTCAGCTGTGAGCAGCTTCCGGAGTCAGCCTCTTCAGCATTGCGAAGACAACGGACTCTTCCTTCCTGATCTAGAGATGCTGGTTCATTCTCACCTAAGGGGAAAGCTTGGTGGTGATGTGTAATGAGGACAAATATCCATGAATATTGGAGGATCCCCTGTTGGAGTGAAGGGCAAAAACCTGAAGCCCCTCTCTTTTGAAAAGACTCTAATCTCCTCTGAGAAGACCTCATCCACtcccctccatttctctttcttcgcAGACTTTTTCTATTACCCTAGTGCTTGAAACACATATTAATATCTCCTCATAAATCCCAGCTTTGCTTCAAATATACTTAGGTATCAGACAACGTCTATGagcaaataacaaagaaaaaggtAAGAAGCATGCTTGGCATGTCACTGTAATGCCAGCTCTTttcttggaggtggaggcaggttcAGCTTTCCGGTGAGGCTTGCTGTGAATATCAAATGAGTTCCTATTCACATGGAGAGGAGATCCATGCCAGAGACATACATTTAGCTATAAAATTTTGAGCAGAATTGAAAACTAATACTCCAGGTTTCCTCCACAATACACAAGAGTGGGTACCTGCACACCCCCTCCAAATTTACATTTTCCCTTCTGAGTTGTGTGTGCTCCACAGTCCTGGAACTAAGGTTCGCTGTGTCCTGGTGGGTGAAAGAGAGTCTGGAGTGTGGAGGTAGAGCTGTGCTCACTTCCCTGGACTTCTAGAAGTCTGACAGCCAGGTGCAGATTCAGTTGTTTATAAAGCTCTGGGTTGTGATGGAGTCAGCCCCAGGCTACCTGGATGGTGGATCAACAAAGGTTAACCAGGATCCTTTAATCCcatctcaggagactgaggcatgaGGATGACCAGGATTTCTGGAgttagggctacatagcaaaacacagtttcaaataatatatatcaCCTGAAGTGGTAAAATTGATTATATTAACtacttcaaatttctttttttgaggcaagatctccaTATAGCCGTGGTGATCCTGGAACTCTGTGCAACTGTGCAGTCTCTGAGCTCTGGCTCCCAattctgagtactgagattaaagatatggGTTACCATGGCTGGcctaattaataaattaacataTTTGCTGATTATCCTTACTTGAGCTAAACCTTGATAGAAAACTGAGACATACAGACTATTTTTAGTCTGTTATTTTGTAACTAAGAATCATCTCTAAGACTGTAGCTAACACATAATAATTGGGGAAGTGGTGTGTGACAACATCTTCACCAAGAGGcactatgaaaaacaaaaagccgTGGTggcaagggtggggtggggttgggggagaccaTGGGATAGTAAGAAAACAGGGACTGTGGATAAGGCGACAGTGGCAGAACAGTGTGGGTCCTCCTGTGATGGAGGCCACCCTAGATCTGCCAACTCTGAGTTTGGCCATTGAGCCCTGCTCTCTTTCGTttcttctcagttttgttttgttttgtttcctcatagtatttttaaatattatttgggaatttcacaacATGAATCCAGATCATACTCATTTCCAAGTTCTCTAGGGTCAAGTTCCCCAATCACCCTTGTGACCTCTCAccacaaaaaaagcaaagaagacaACCAAATAAAGCAAGCCCAGTTTGTGGTttccatatactcactggagttTTAAGGTCTGCCCCCTAGCATAGCTAtggccattttgttccatgcctgccagctatttcatattgttgctataATATGCCTGCCACTGAGAACTAACTTGACTTTGAGTAAGGTCATGCTGATCACATATCCTGTTAAGTTCTGCATATTATGAGGTTtgctaatcttaagaaattccataAAGCTTTATGTAGaacccatcaaattaaaggtcactTATGAGctgttatgtctaaaatagctcgagtcagagctgaccactgggcaGTTCTTCCTGCACTTGCGTATGATTTCACtgtagtttttatgttttttttcctttataagccaGCCCTCAGAAATGTTTATGACCATAGCCTCAGCCCCCAAATTCTGAGCTACAACCCTGATCAATCAGTCTTagggtgtgcattcaataaaccatccctgtctgactgagatggGTGTTTGTATGGTTTATAGGGCAAATCATGGACCTCAACAGGAGCacggtcaaactcccagtggccagtaCCTTAGGAAAAACTGAGTCTTTCCCACACCCCCATCAGAAGCCATCAAGTATGGAGACCTACATTCCAGCATCCTTCTCACACTggttaagagttctctttgatggctttctAGGCTGTTATGTTCTTTGTGGTGGTGTATAGGGGCCGTCACGGAATCGTTATATGTTCCTCTTCCTCAACTGTGACCCTGCAGTCATCTTTACAACTACAAATgtagcttccttgccctttacaATGTTGGGGTCTGGGAATCACTGCACAAACCACTCAGAGCAATCTCAGTCAAATAGGGATGATTTATTGAATGCCACACCCCACGATTGATCTATCAGGGCCATAGGTCAGACACCGGAACTGACTATGATGTTCTGTCAAGATCCTAtagggctttttttgttgttgtttttgtttgtttgtttgttttcgagacagggtttctctgtgtagccctggctgtcctggaattcactctgtagaccaggctggcctcgaactcagaaatccgcctgcctctgcctcccaagtgctgggattaaaggcgtgcaccaccactgcccagctgattcAGGAGTTTTAACTGCTTGCTATAGAGCTTTTTAAGCCTGAGatctacaaacatctgtgccaattgggatttagggatagggggcttccttaggaacatgtctttgttgtacacttctCCTGCTCCCATTTGTAGGGGTTTTCAACTGTGACAGGGGACTTGCCtagtctaacattcatgtctgaACTTGCCAAGATAAAGACAGACCAGAAAGGGCAAGTCTCGAGGCACCAAGGAATGAACATCTACCAGTAACATTCTGCTGCCCCCTCTTTCCTTATAGACCCCACTGACATGACAAGGATGGGACAGGAGAGAGTTACTCTAAGGACCTTTATTTAACTCCACATTTCTTTCCTTATGGGGTAGAGAAAGATGCCCACACCCACAAGGTTTCACAGTCCCAGGgttttcagaaaataaacaaagaaaggccACTAGTCTTCATTGAGGATCTGGGTGTTATTCAGCGGTGGGCCATGGCTGCCGGAAGCTAGGCTCTCCTGGGGCAAAGTCAGGAAGTAAGTTTGGAGTTGACACTGAATGGCTGGGGTTCCAGTGCTCCCCTCTTGGAAACAGGGAGTCCTCATGTGACATCATTGGTAGTGCATTCCCTTGAAGCGGTGCAGAAGGAACAGCAACACCATAATCCCAAGGCTGGTTCCTGGGAGTTTGAGAGTACATGGGAAGTGGAGGGTTACCGGGCCCATCATCAAGAGAACCtgagaggaagaagaatgagAGCCTTCATAAGCTTGGCAGACTTATTCTCCCTGAACCATGCTAAGTGATGGTCTGTTCTGTGTGTCAGGGTTCACCCTGAATATGTCTAATTCCCATTCCCTTGGGGTGACAGAAGAATGCAGACAAACAGAGGGCAGACATTTACTTTTGCTATGTGCAGTGCAGGCCTGTGGGAATGAGGATTCCCACACTGTGTGCTCTGCTCCATcttcatgaagaagaaagaggtcAGCTGATGCTGCTCTCTACAGCACTTGAAAGGGCAATGAATAAAGAATAGACTAACCTGGGACATGGCTTCCCTGGGGACTGGAGCCCAGGATCCTGTACAGGGCCTCCGCATAAGGAGAAAACAAGGGTTCAATCCCTGGTCTTTCATTACAGAGAGTCCTGTGCAGATCCCGTAAGCTCAGCAGCAGGTCGAAACAGCTTTCCCAGCTCTTCTTCAGGCCCTGCTGATAAAGGCGCCTACAGAGAGCCCTGGTCTTCTTGTGGATCTTCCTGCCTGGGTGGCCCATTTCCTGTTCAACTACTTCCCATTCAAGCAGGAAGACCCTGATTTCAGAGTCAGTCCATGAGCTTCCGGTAGAACCTGTAAGGGATGGAGTGCTGTGATGAGCACCTTTGacaccatatgcatgcacatctgAACTTTTTGTAGGGGCCGGTCCTGCACACTGTTGACAAATCAAAAGTGGCCTCATTCAGTCACCAGGAGATTAATCACATGCTAACAAAAGTACAATTATCATCTACTTTGCTCTTAATAGCATGCAGTATCCTCACTTGCAAGTTAAGTTTAGGCATCTTTagttatagaaaatatattacagAATAAAAGGAGTTGTCCCAGGACAAGTGCTACTTGGGAGGCATTATCCCTGCCTAGACTCAAACCTCCTCCCTCCAGGGGAGTGCTCACAGCTGCCAAGACTTTGGGTttgttgtaaaaacaaacagaaacctgagacaactgagttcaaggctatccacACAGCTGTCAACTTCTGGGGTCTCTTATGAGCCTggatgtctcagaaaaaacaaatgctgtagaagattttgttttttctcagaGTTGCCTCTGAGTACCTGAGGGCCTTTGTCCTGCCTGCTTCCCACTCCGTCCCACATTGGATCCTTCAGTGTTTCTCAAACTTTCGCCTTGGTTTGCTTCTGTCTGTTcagaaatgaataatgaaaatattaaaaccatTTTCATGCAACCAGAATCTGTCTCTCAGCTGTGAGCAGCTTCCGGAGCCAGCCTCTTCAGCATTGCGAAGACAACTGACTCTTTCTTCCTGATCTAGAGATGCTAGTTCATTCTCACCTAAGGGGAAACCATGGGGGTGATGTGTATCCAGGGAAACCACCCATGAATATTggaggagccctcaaagcccctCTCCTTTAAAGACCTCAGCCACttcttccatttccctcccttcccacatTCCTCTCTGTTTTCCTAGTGCTAGAAATCCATATACGCATCTCCTCAAAAAGTCCAGCTTTGCTACATATCAGATGATCCATGTGACAAATAGACAGAAAAACCATCATGGTCTCTACTGTTGCAGGACGTTTGATCAtgttgtgaaccccaagattgtgaacTGTTTCTAATGGTAGTATGGCTCCGCCTTTGATCTTAGAGCTTTCTATTTACAACAAACAAagtagttgtggtgtggctcagccctagtgCACAGCATTAATCCAACagttaaataaagtcaaccatgggtcaagaggcagagcaagtaaGCAGCTGACTGGAGTGGACATAcctaaagagaaaggaaggctttGAGTTGAAGGGCATTTAACATGGTGTAGAGGAGAAAGGGACTTCTCCTGAGGCATTGGTAGAGCTTTGTCCTTCTGGGACATCAGTGGAATAGGAAGGCCAGGTGAGTGGTttgtctgcctctctgagctagcaagTTTTCACAAgggcatctggctcctgagtcttcatttggtaaggttttttgtttttatttttttcttgagacagggtttctctgtgtagccctggctgtgctggaactaagaaatccacctgcctctgcctcccaagcgctgggactagaggagtgcgccaccactgcctggctatttggTAAGTTAACAGggctagaatttttatttttttaaaacaacatccTAGGGGTCACACATTGCTGGGAAAGCATTTTACCAAGTGAGagacaatacattttaaatgttgagaAAATGCAGTAAGTAGAATTGGGGAAGCCAATATGTTGAGTTGTTTTGTGAGATAGGGTctcgtgtagtcctggctgccttagaacttactgtatagctgaggatgaccttcacACGATCCTCCACCTTCCACCTCTCACATGCTGGTTTCACAGCTCTATGCCATTGATCTTGGTGTctggggtttatttatttatttagtgaaagTCAGTCAATACCACcaattttattcaattaaaaataattggtgGGAGGGACTCAGAAGACAGCTCAGTGTGTAAGAACATTTTCTACCAACACTATCAATCTTGATTTGATCCGCAGGACCCATATTGtaaatggagagaactgacttctttatgtcttcctctgacctccaaatttGTGCCACGGCACGGGTTTACTGACTACCCACTCCATAGTCTCTAGATAGattcaattaaattttttaatttagattttagtTAGATTAATATAGGGACATAGTGACTAGTAATGTGATAGCTAATTTGATTAGCAGTCCATTTTAATGGGGGGTAGTAATCTAAGAATTCACTATTAGAATTCTACCTTTTCCATAAACTCTTGGGTATGACCTAGTCAAAGTTTTGGTAAATAGTTTATCTCCTGCAGTTTCCAGAGCCAATATCCCGAAGAAGCCTGAAGGCTAAGTACCTGTGGCAAGTATTTCCAAAgggtacatgtatatgtgattTGGTCCTGGATCTGAGACCCATTCAGTCATGTGTCAGACCTAATAGTTCACAGTAATGATGCCAGCAActaggaagctgggacaggaggatTTCTATAAGTTCCAAGCAAGCTTAGACTAATAACTTCCAGATCAGCCCTGTGTATACAAAGACTATCAAAAGTGAGAgggaagtaaaagaagaaagaggagtagtggagaaaggagagaagagagacaccCTAAGTAATTAAAGGGGAAGGCCAGGGCACTTCCTGTATTCCCTATGAAACGGCCTGAATTCAGTTACTTCCTGCCCACTTCCATGTGCACTGCAAACTGCACTGGGAATTGGGATGCTTTCAACATTGTTGGACTGAATCTTTGTTACTCCTTTCGCTGTTTGACTTTCTCCTCAGGAAGTGTTAGGAATCCTGGGGGAAACTGGGATATTGTCCATCTTGGGCAGTGTGGGATGCCTGAGAGATCCATTGTGACTCATGATATGGCCTTTAATCAACTCTGCTAAATGTGAAGGGATTCATTGTTTCATAATGGGAGCTTCAGAGACAAATCACCTTGAAAAGTGGCTTTTTAAGACAGACCCTTTTGGTCTTGCTAAAAGATGGACTCAGAACGTTTTCCTCTACCTAAGAAAAAAGTAAgttgttttttactttgttgCATATTACGGAGGCAGTAAGTCTGACAATGAAACCCTAAGCTAGCAAGGCTGAGGTTTGAATGACATTTTCAAGAGTTAAATCTGTAACTAGGGCAAGGAGCTAATAATCACCTCTAGGGTTGCCTAGATTACTATGACTGCTACAAAGTGATTGGCACAGAATATTTCATTAATCTGGTCATGACAGCTCATACTtatgatcccagctcttgggggAAGGAGATAAGAGAAGGACCGGAAGTTCAATCCTATTGGGTTAGGCAGTAATGATGGTGTTGGATTTTCAgcagctttgtttttttgagttttgatctcctgtagctcagactggccttgaatttgctatatgGCCCAGGATGACCTAGAATTCCTGATCTAAATCCTGTTTCtaaatcccaagtgctgggattacaggcctgtaccacaAAAGCCCAGTtctctgaaaatttaaaaaatatatatatcaatgatTTATTATGTCTTCTGACCACAAATGTCCGTTTGCTGAGTAACTGTAATAAAACATGATGAGGCTGCCATGGTTGTAACAGGACGAATAGTGTCAGAAGTCTTTGGCCAAACTTCCCCATTCCTTTTGATTTGCTGTCTGAGAAGgcgaggaggaagaaagaaaggtaaggagaaagagaaagggtagGCACCTGCTAAGCTTGTTTTTAGAGGCATATTCAGGTAAACTTCTCCAAATCCAGTTTAGAGCGGAAGCGCCAGGTGACAGACATATCCTGGTCGCTGAGCTGCCCTAGCAGGGAGCATTCGGGGACTCTGCGCTCTGGTGGCTCTACCTGGAGCTGAGGTGCCAAGAAGGTTGAGGGGCGACTGGCCGGCCGAGTGCGATGAACGTCCCACTTTAAGATGATGGGGAAAAGGTCAGAGGTTGGCCCTACCCAGCGTGGCCACGCCCAGCACAACTCTTCTCCGAGAGCCCGACACGCGCCGTAGACTTCGGGCGGTCTTCCAGGTTCACCTAAGAACAGAAAGAACCTCAACCTGACAGGTCGACGAATCTCCTCCTACGAGCGGCTCCAGTGCTGCGCAGCCGCAGTATGGATGATCGAGCCCCGCCGTCGCTGACGTCACAGACCCCTCGCCCCCTGGCAGGATCGGTGGGCGGGCACGAGGCTCCGTGACGCATGCGCGCTAGCTCGGCGTAGGTGGCGCTGGATCCACCTGAGGAGGTTGTAGGGTGACGGCGCGGACGCCATTTTGTCGGTGTTTGTCGCAGCGGCTGGAGAGGAACGACGGCGGTTTGGCGACATTTCTCGGCCAGAAGGCCTTTTGCTTTTGCGGAGGTGAGGTGGGCAGTGTCGCGCAGAGCTAGGTGTCGGAGGAAAGAGTGGGCTTTGGGCGTCAGCACCCGACGATGCGTCTGTGGGGCTGGCGGGTGCCTCTCAGCCCGCGGCGACAACACCCGAGCTGCCGCGGTTTCGCCGCTCGAGTCAAGGCCCGCAGGCCCCGAGTTCGCCCGACGGTGCTGTCCGGCAGCTCGGGCTTCGCTCACCCCTTGTCAAGGCCTCGGCCGTCCATCGCAGGAACCAGCAGGGAGACCCTTGGCGAGACGCATTCCCGGTGCTAGTGTCGTCCGGAGTCGAGTCACCCAGACCCCAACT
This window contains:
- the LOC116077276 gene encoding uncharacterized protein LOC116077276 isoform X1; its protein translation is MPLKTSLAGSTGSSWTDSEIRVFLLEWEVVEQEMGHPGRKIHKKTRALCRRLYQQGLKKSWESCFDLLLSLRDLHRTLCNERPGIEPLFSPYAEALYRILGSSPQGSHVPGSLDDGPGNPPLPMYSQTPRNQPWDYGVAVPSAPLQGNALPMMSHEDSLFPRGEHWNPSHSVSTPNLLPDFAPGEPSFRQPWPTAE
- the LOC116077276 gene encoding uncharacterized protein LOC116077276 isoform X2, encoding MGHPGRKIHKKTRALCRRLYQQGLKKSWESCFDLLLSLRDLHRTLCNERPGIEPLFSPYAEALYRILGSSPQGSHVPGSLDDGPGNPPLPMYSQTPRNQPWDYGVAVPSAPLQGNALPMMSHEDSLFPRGEHWNPSHSVSTPNLLPDFAPGEPSFRQPWPTAE